A portion of the Streptomyces sp. NBC_00376 genome contains these proteins:
- a CDS encoding ABC transporter ATP-binding protein has translation MLTLESATVRFGERAALDAVDLEVAEHEIVCVLGPSGSGKSTLLRVVAGLHPPDGGRVLLDGADQAGVPVHRRGLGLMFQDHQLFPHRDVGANVAFGLRMRGVSRRDQDHRVGELLDLVGLPGAQRRAVAALSGGEQQRVALARALAPSPKLLMLDEPLGQLDRGLRERLVVELRTLFGRLGTTVLAVTHDQGEAFALADRVVVMRDGRIAQVGTPLEVWQRPASAFVARFLGFDNVVGATVTGAVADTVWGRVPVPKGLPQGACDLLVRPAGVRIGAPDGGLRCVVGTRTFRGNHVAVRLKPESGPELEAECALRDAPEEGATVGVGFDAAETVVLPARL, from the coding sequence ATGCTGACACTGGAATCGGCCACGGTTCGCTTCGGCGAGCGGGCGGCGCTCGACGCGGTGGACCTGGAGGTCGCCGAGCACGAGATCGTCTGTGTGCTCGGGCCGAGCGGAAGCGGCAAGTCCACCCTGCTGCGGGTTGTCGCCGGACTGCACCCGCCGGACGGCGGCCGGGTGCTGCTGGACGGCGCGGACCAGGCCGGGGTGCCGGTGCACCGGCGCGGGCTCGGCCTGATGTTCCAGGACCACCAGCTCTTCCCGCACCGTGACGTCGGCGCCAACGTCGCCTTCGGGCTGCGGATGCGCGGGGTGTCGCGCCGCGACCAGGATCACAGGGTCGGCGAACTCCTCGACCTGGTGGGCCTGCCCGGTGCCCAGAGGCGCGCCGTCGCCGCCCTGTCCGGCGGTGAGCAGCAGCGCGTGGCCCTGGCCCGGGCCCTCGCCCCGAGCCCCAAGCTGCTGATGCTGGACGAGCCGCTCGGCCAGCTCGACCGCGGTCTGCGGGAACGGCTCGTCGTCGAACTGCGCACGCTCTTCGGCCGCTTGGGCACCACGGTGCTCGCCGTCACCCACGACCAGGGCGAGGCGTTCGCCCTGGCCGACCGGGTGGTGGTGATGCGCGACGGGCGGATCGCCCAGGTGGGCACCCCGCTGGAGGTCTGGCAGCGGCCCGCCTCCGCCTTCGTCGCCCGGTTCCTCGGCTTCGACAACGTGGTCGGGGCGACGGTGACCGGTGCCGTCGCCGACACGGTGTGGGGCAGGGTGCCGGTGCCGAAGGGTTTGCCGCAGGGGGCGTGCGATCTGCTGGTGCGTCCGGCCGGGGTCCGGATCGGCGCCCCGGACGGGGGGCTGCGCTGTGTGGTCGGGACGCGCACGTTCCGGGGCAATCACGTCGCGGTGCGGCTGAAGCCCGAGAGCGGTCCGGAGCTGGAGGCGGAGTGCGCGCTGCGGGACGCCCCCGAGGAGGGCGCGACGGTGGGGGTGGGCTTCGACGCGGCGGAGACCGTGGTCCTGCCCGCCCGGCTCTGA
- a CDS encoding ABC transporter permease produces the protein MAVPVAFFALFFAYPVAAIVGRGLKADGVWQFGRIGEVLTRPEIRDVLWFTTWQALASTALTLLIALPGAYVFARFDFPGKQLLRAVVTVPFVLPTVVVGTAFLALLGRGGFLDQLWGVRLDTTVWAILLAHVFFNYAVVVRTVGGLWSQLDPRQEEAARVLGAGRFAAWRRVTLPALGPAVAAAALMVFLFTFTSFGVVQILGGPGYATLEVEIYRQTAQLLALPTAAVLTLVQFAAVGAILAVHAWTVRRRETALKLVDPAQTARRPRGAGQWALLGGVLLTVLLLILLPLGVLVERSLDTTGGHGFDFYRALSSVDAGGGTFLVAPLEAIWNSLQYALVATVIALVIGGLAAAALTRRAGRLVRGLDALLMLPLGVSAVTVGFGFLITLDKPPLDLRTSWILVPLAQALVGVPFVVRTMLPVLRAVDGRLREAAAVLGASPLRAWREVDLPLVRRALLVAAGFAFAVSLGEFGATVFIARPDRPTLPVAVARLLGRAGELNYGQAMALSTILMVVCAVSLLLLERIRTDRSGEF, from the coding sequence ATGGCCGTGCCCGTCGCGTTCTTCGCGCTGTTCTTCGCCTACCCGGTCGCGGCGATCGTCGGCCGGGGCCTGAAGGCGGACGGTGTCTGGCAGTTCGGCCGGATCGGCGAGGTGCTGACCCGGCCGGAGATCCGCGACGTCCTCTGGTTCACCACCTGGCAGGCGCTCGCCTCGACGGCGCTGACGCTGCTGATCGCGCTGCCCGGCGCCTATGTCTTCGCCCGCTTCGACTTCCCCGGCAAGCAATTGCTGCGGGCGGTCGTCACGGTGCCGTTCGTCCTGCCGACCGTGGTCGTCGGGACGGCCTTCCTGGCGTTGCTGGGACGCGGCGGATTCCTCGACCAACTCTGGGGCGTACGGCTCGACACCACAGTCTGGGCGATTCTGCTCGCCCATGTCTTCTTCAACTACGCGGTGGTCGTACGGACGGTGGGCGGGCTGTGGTCCCAGCTCGACCCCCGGCAGGAGGAGGCCGCCAGGGTGCTCGGCGCGGGACGGTTCGCCGCCTGGCGACGGGTCACCCTGCCCGCCCTGGGACCCGCCGTGGCCGCTGCCGCGCTGATGGTCTTCCTCTTCACCTTCACCTCCTTCGGGGTCGTGCAGATCCTCGGCGGCCCCGGTTACGCCACCCTCGAAGTGGAGATCTACCGGCAGACCGCGCAGTTGCTCGCCCTGCCGACGGCCGCCGTGCTGACGCTGGTGCAGTTCGCCGCGGTCGGCGCGATCCTCGCCGTGCACGCCTGGACCGTACGGCGCCGGGAGACCGCGCTGAAGCTGGTCGACCCCGCGCAGACCGCCCGCAGGCCGCGCGGTGCCGGGCAGTGGGCGCTGCTCGGCGGGGTGCTGCTGACCGTGCTGCTGCTGATCCTGCTGCCGCTCGGGGTGCTGGTCGAGCGCTCCTTGGACACCACCGGCGGGCATGGCTTCGACTTCTACCGTGCCCTGTCCTCCGTGGACGCGGGCGGCGGTACGTTCCTGGTCGCGCCGCTCGAAGCGATCTGGAACTCCTTGCAGTACGCGCTGGTCGCGACGGTCATCGCGCTGGTCATCGGCGGGCTGGCCGCCGCGGCGCTGACCCGGCGGGCCGGCCGGCTGGTGCGCGGTCTCGACGCGCTGCTGATGCTGCCGCTCGGAGTGTCCGCGGTCACCGTCGGCTTCGGCTTCCTGATCACCCTGGACAAACCGCCGCTGGATCTGCGGACCTCCTGGATCCTGGTGCCGCTCGCGCAGGCGCTGGTCGGTGTGCCCTTCGTCGTACGGACCATGCTGCCCGTGCTGCGCGCGGTGGACGGGAGGCTGAGGGAGGCGGCCGCGGTGCTCGGGGCGTCGCCGCTGCGGGCCTGGCGGGAGGTCGATCTGCCTCTGGTGCGGCGGGCGTTGCTGGTCGCGGCCGGTTTCGCGTTCGCCGTCTCGCTCGGTGAGTTCGGCGCGACGGTGTTCATCGCCCGGCCCGACCGCCCGACGCTGCCGGTCGCCGTGGCCCGGCTGCTGGGGCGGGCCGGAGAGCTCAACTACGGCCAGGCGATGGCGCTGAGCACCATCCTGATGGTGGTCTGCGCCGTCTCGCTGTTGCTGCTCGAACGTATCCGCACGGACCGGTCCGGGGAGTTCTAG
- a CDS encoding thiamine ABC transporter substrate-binding protein, whose protein sequence is MTTTRRTRQFAATAVAAALGVTALAGCGSSDDTSSGSGGTKGSGSKTVTLVSHDSFNASKDVLKQFTEETGYTVKVLKSGDAGVALNQEILTKGSPRGDVFFGVDNTLLSRALDSGLFTPYEAKGIDRVAADTRLDADQHRVTPIDTGDICVNYDKKYFADKKLAPPRSFDDLAKPAYKDLLVTENAGTSSPGLGFLLGTVATYGEKGYQDYWKKLGRNGVKVVDGWEQAYNEEFSGSAGGKKAKADRPLVVSYASSPPVEVLYAKPQPAEAPTGVATGTCFRQIEFAGLLKGAKNEAGGKALLDFLISKKFQEDMPLNMFVNPVVKDAALPELFTKFGATVDSPTTVAPDQIAKNREQWVQSWSSLVVK, encoded by the coding sequence ATGACCACCACGCGCAGGACCAGGCAGTTCGCGGCTACGGCCGTCGCCGCCGCGCTCGGCGTCACCGCACTCGCCGGGTGCGGGAGTTCCGACGACACGTCTTCCGGTTCCGGCGGTACGAAGGGCTCGGGCTCCAAGACCGTGACCCTCGTCAGCCACGACTCCTTCAACGCTTCCAAGGACGTGCTGAAGCAGTTCACCGAGGAGACCGGATACACCGTCAAGGTGCTGAAGAGCGGCGACGCGGGTGTCGCGCTCAACCAGGAGATCCTGACCAAGGGCTCCCCGCGCGGCGACGTGTTCTTCGGCGTCGACAACACGCTGCTCTCCCGCGCCCTCGACAGCGGGCTCTTCACGCCGTACGAGGCGAAGGGCATCGACCGGGTCGCGGCGGACACCCGGCTCGACGCCGACCAGCACCGGGTCACCCCGATCGACACCGGTGACATCTGCGTCAACTACGACAAGAAGTACTTCGCCGACAAGAAGCTCGCGCCGCCGCGGTCCTTCGACGACCTGGCGAAGCCCGCGTACAAGGACCTGCTCGTCACCGAGAACGCCGGGACCTCCTCGCCCGGTCTCGGCTTCCTCCTCGGCACCGTCGCCACCTACGGCGAGAAGGGCTACCAGGACTACTGGAAGAAGCTGGGACGCAACGGCGTCAAGGTCGTCGACGGCTGGGAGCAGGCGTACAACGAGGAGTTCTCCGGCTCCGCGGGCGGAAAGAAGGCCAAGGCGGACCGGCCGCTCGTCGTCTCGTACGCCTCCAGCCCGCCCGTCGAGGTGCTGTACGCGAAGCCGCAGCCGGCCGAGGCCCCGACCGGTGTCGCCACCGGGACCTGCTTCCGCCAGATCGAGTTCGCCGGCCTGCTGAAGGGGGCGAAGAACGAGGCGGGCGGCAAGGCCCTGCTGGACTTCCTGATCAGCAAGAAGTTCCAGGAGGACATGCCGCTCAACATGTTCGTCAACCCGGTCGTCAAGGACGCGGCGCTGCCGGAGCTCTTCACCAAGTTCGGTGCGACGGTGGACAGTCCGACGACCGTGGCCCCGGACCAGATCGCCAAGAACCGTGAGCAGTGGGTCCAGTCGTGGTCCTCGCTCGTAGTGAAGTAA
- the rlmN gene encoding 23S rRNA (adenine(2503)-C(2))-methyltransferase RlmN: MPKPGELTFVAPRGAKKPPRHLADLTPAERKEAVAAIGEKPFRAQQLSQHYFARYAHDPAEWTNIPAASRNKLAEAMFPDLMSVVRHISCDDDTTRKTLWKLHDGTLVESVLMRYPERVTMCISSQAGCGMNCPFCATGQAGLDRNLSTAEIVHQIVDGMRALRDGEVPGGPARLSNIVFMGMGEPLANYNRVVGAIRRLTDPEPDGLGLSQRGITVSTVGLVPAMLRFADEGFKCRLAVSLHAPDDELRDTLVPVNTRWKVGEVLDAAWEYAEKSGRRISIEYALIRDINDQAWRGDRLGRLLKGKRVHVNLIPLNPTPGSKWTASRPEDEKAFVEAIAAHGVPVTVRDTRGQEIDGACGQLAAAER, encoded by the coding sequence ATGCCTAAGCCCGGAGAACTCACTTTCGTCGCGCCCCGCGGAGCCAAGAAGCCGCCGCGGCATCTCGCCGACCTCACGCCCGCCGAGCGCAAGGAAGCCGTCGCCGCGATCGGCGAGAAGCCGTTCCGCGCCCAGCAGCTCTCGCAGCACTACTTCGCGCGGTACGCGCACGACCCGGCGGAGTGGACCAACATCCCGGCCGCGTCGCGGAACAAGCTTGCCGAGGCGATGTTCCCCGACCTGATGTCGGTGGTCCGCCACATCAGCTGCGACGACGACACCACCCGCAAGACGCTGTGGAAGCTGCACGACGGGACGCTCGTCGAGTCCGTCCTGATGCGCTACCCGGAGCGCGTGACGATGTGCATCTCCTCGCAGGCCGGATGCGGGATGAACTGCCCGTTCTGCGCCACCGGACAGGCCGGCCTCGACCGCAATCTGTCGACCGCCGAGATCGTCCACCAGATCGTGGACGGGATGCGGGCCCTGCGCGACGGCGAGGTTCCCGGTGGCCCGGCGCGGCTCTCCAACATCGTCTTCATGGGCATGGGCGAGCCGCTCGCCAACTACAACCGGGTGGTCGGCGCGATCCGCCGGCTCACCGACCCGGAGCCGGACGGGCTGGGGCTCTCGCAGCGCGGGATCACCGTCTCCACGGTGGGCCTGGTGCCCGCGATGCTTCGTTTCGCCGACGAGGGCTTCAAGTGCCGTCTCGCCGTCTCGCTTCACGCGCCGGACGACGAACTGCGCGACACTCTCGTTCCCGTGAACACGCGCTGGAAGGTCGGCGAGGTGCTGGACGCCGCGTGGGAGTACGCGGAGAAGTCCGGCCGCCGCATCTCCATCGAGTATGCGCTGATCCGTGACATCAACGACCAGGCGTGGCGCGGTGACCGGCTTGGCCGGCTCCTCAAGGGCAAGCGGGTCCACGTCAATCTGATCCCGCTGAACCCCACGCCCGGTTCCAAGTGGACCGCCTCGCGGCCCGAGGACGAGAAGGCGTTCGTCGAGGCGATCGCCGCCCACGGGGTGCCGGTCACCGTGCGGGACACCCGCGGCCAGGAGATCGACGGGGCCTGCGGTCAGCTGGCGGCGGCCGAGCGCTGA
- a CDS encoding phosphatidate cytidylyltransferase produces the protein MNDSSWGAPQGAGHWGAPEMQAAPAGPAYDVHDAQQTRPMPIVPDVPDAGRDADDRDDRDQGAGRLSGGPLFRDEKPQEPMSTAPPPPQKKRAGRDLRAAIGVGVGLGAVIVASLFIVKEVFVGVIVVAVVVGLWELTSRLQERKGIKAPLVPLAVGGAAMVVAGYAQGAEGAWAAMALTALAVLVWRMTEPPEGYLKDVTAGVFAAFYVPFLATFVAMLLTADDGPQRVLTFLLLTVVSDTGAYAVGWRFGKHKLAPRISPGKTREGLFGAVAFAMVAGALCMQFLIDGGSWWQGLLLGFAVAASATLGDLGESMIKRDLGIKDMGTLLPGHGGIMDRLDSLLPTAPVVWLLLVLFVGSS, from the coding sequence ATGAACGACTCTTCCTGGGGCGCCCCGCAGGGAGCCGGCCACTGGGGTGCGCCCGAGATGCAGGCTGCTCCGGCGGGTCCTGCATACGATGTGCATGACGCCCAGCAGACTCGGCCCATGCCCATAGTGCCGGACGTTCCCGACGCAGGTAGAGACGCTGACGACCGTGATGACCGGGACCAGGGGGCCGGACGCCTGAGCGGCGGCCCCCTGTTCCGTGACGAGAAGCCGCAGGAGCCCATGTCCACCGCGCCGCCGCCCCCGCAGAAGAAACGTGCGGGCCGTGATCTGCGAGCCGCCATAGGGGTCGGTGTGGGGCTCGGCGCCGTCATCGTCGCCTCGCTGTTCATCGTGAAGGAGGTCTTCGTCGGTGTGATCGTGGTCGCCGTCGTCGTGGGCCTCTGGGAGCTCACCTCACGGCTCCAGGAGCGCAAGGGCATCAAGGCGCCGCTCGTCCCGCTGGCGGTGGGCGGCGCGGCGATGGTGGTGGCCGGTTACGCGCAGGGCGCCGAAGGCGCCTGGGCGGCGATGGCGCTGACCGCGCTGGCGGTGCTCGTCTGGCGGATGACCGAACCGCCCGAGGGCTACCTCAAGGACGTCACGGCCGGTGTGTTCGCGGCGTTCTACGTACCGTTCCTCGCCACGTTCGTCGCCATGCTCCTGACCGCCGACGACGGGCCGCAGCGGGTGCTCACCTTCCTGCTGCTGACCGTGGTCAGTGACACGGGTGCGTACGCTGTCGGCTGGCGCTTCGGGAAGCACAAGCTGGCGCCGCGCATCAGCCCCGGAAAGACCCGGGAGGGTCTGTTCGGCGCCGTCGCCTTCGCGATGGTCGCCGGTGCGTTGTGCATGCAGTTCCTGATCGACGGCGGTTCCTGGTGGCAGGGGCTGCTGCTCGGGTTCGCGGTCGCGGCCAGCGCCACCCTCGGTGACCTGGGCGAGTCGATGATCAAGCGGGATCTCGGGATCAAGGACATGGGCACGCTGCTGCCGGGGCACGGCGGCATCATGGACCGGCTGGATTCGCTGCTGCCGACCGCCCCGGTGGTCTGGCTGCTGCTGGTGCTGTTCGTCGGATCCAGCTGA
- the frr gene encoding ribosome recycling factor: MIEETLLEAEEKMEKAVVVAKEDFAAIRTGRAHPAMFNKIVADYYGALTPINQLASFSVPEPRMAVVTPFDKTALRNIEQAIRDSDLGVNPSNDGNIIRVTFPELTEERRRDYIKVAKGKAEDSKISIRAVRRKAKETLDKLVKDKESGEDEVRRAEKELDDTTAKYVAQVDELLKHKEAELLEV; the protein is encoded by the coding sequence GTGATCGAAGAAACCCTCCTCGAGGCCGAGGAGAAGATGGAGAAGGCCGTCGTCGTGGCGAAAGAGGACTTCGCCGCGATCCGTACCGGCCGTGCGCACCCGGCGATGTTCAACAAGATCGTCGCCGACTACTACGGCGCGCTGACCCCGATCAACCAGCTCGCCTCGTTCTCGGTGCCCGAGCCGCGCATGGCCGTCGTGACGCCGTTCGACAAGACCGCGCTGCGCAACATCGAGCAGGCCATCCGCGACTCGGACCTCGGCGTCAACCCGAGCAACGACGGCAATATCATCCGGGTGACCTTCCCGGAGCTCACCGAGGAGCGCCGCCGCGACTACATCAAGGTCGCGAAGGGCAAGGCCGAGGACTCCAAGATCTCCATCCGCGCGGTGCGCCGCAAGGCCAAGGAGACCCTGGACAAGCTGGTCAAGGACAAGGAGTCGGGCGAGGACGAGGTGCGTCGCGCCGAGAAGGAGCTCGACGACACCACCGCGAAGTACGTCGCGCAGGTCGACGAGCTGCTCAAGCACAAGGAAGCCGAGCTGCTCGAAGTCTGA
- the pyrH gene encoding UMP kinase — protein sequence MNKGADAVKGDHKRDDGKVAGRFMLKLSGEAFAGGGGLGVDPDVVHAIAREIAAVVRDGAEIAVVIGGGNFFRGAELQQRGMDRARSDYMGMLGTVMNCLALQDFLEKEGIDSRVQTAITMGQVAEPYIPLRAVRHLEKGRVVIFGAGMGMPYFSTDTTAAQRALEIDAEGLLMGKNGVDGVYDSDPKSNPDAVKFDALEYSEVLARDLKVADATAITLCRDNDLPILVFELTATGNIARAVKGEKIGTLVSDRSTRV from the coding sequence ATGAACAAGGGCGCGGACGCCGTAAAAGGTGACCACAAGCGCGACGACGGCAAGGTGGCCGGACGCTTCATGCTGAAGCTGTCCGGAGAGGCGTTCGCCGGCGGCGGGGGTCTCGGTGTCGACCCCGACGTCGTACACGCCATCGCCCGGGAAATCGCGGCGGTCGTCCGTGACGGCGCGGAAATCGCTGTCGTCATCGGCGGCGGCAACTTCTTCCGTGGCGCCGAGCTCCAGCAGCGCGGCATGGACCGGGCCCGGTCCGACTACATGGGCATGCTCGGCACGGTCATGAACTGCCTGGCGCTCCAGGACTTCCTGGAGAAGGAAGGCATCGACTCCCGCGTCCAGACCGCCATCACCATGGGGCAGGTCGCGGAGCCGTACATTCCGCTGCGCGCCGTGCGCCATCTGGAGAAGGGCCGCGTCGTCATCTTCGGCGCAGGCATGGGGATGCCGTACTTCTCCACCGACACCACTGCCGCCCAGCGCGCCCTGGAGATCGACGCGGAGGGTCTCCTGATGGGCAAGAACGGGGTGGACGGGGTCTACGACTCCGACCCGAAGAGCAACCCCGACGCGGTGAAGTTCGACGCGCTCGAGTACAGCGAGGTTCTCGCCCGCGATCTCAAGGTCGCCGACGCCACCGCCATCACGCTCTGCCGCGACAACGACCTGCCGATCCTCGTCTTCGAGCTGACCGCCACCGGCAATATCGCCCGCGCGGTCAAGGGTGAGAAGATCGGCACGCTCGTGAGTGACCGGAGCACCCGGGTCTGA
- the tsf gene encoding translation elongation factor Ts, producing the protein MANYTAADVKKLRELTGAGMMDCKKALDEADGNVDKAVEALRIKGQKGVAKREGRSAENGAVVSLISEDQTSGVLLELKCETDFVAKGEKFQNVASTLAAHVAATSPADIQALLASEIEAGKTVQAYVDEANANLGEKIVLDRFAQFSGAYVSAYMHRTMPDLPPQIGVLVELDKADAELAKGIAQHIAAFAPKYLSREDVPAEVVEAERRVAEETTRAEGKPEAALPKIVEGRVNGFFKEATLLGQPYALDNKKSVQKVLDEAGVTLKRFSRIKVGI; encoded by the coding sequence ATGGCGAACTACACCGCCGCTGACGTCAAGAAGCTCCGCGAGCTCACCGGCGCCGGCATGATGGACTGCAAGAAGGCGCTCGACGAGGCCGACGGCAACGTCGACAAGGCCGTCGAGGCGCTCCGTATCAAGGGCCAGAAGGGCGTCGCCAAGCGCGAGGGCCGCTCTGCCGAGAACGGTGCCGTCGTCTCCCTCATCTCCGAGGACCAGACGTCCGGTGTTCTGCTGGAGCTGAAGTGCGAGACGGACTTCGTCGCCAAGGGCGAGAAGTTCCAGAACGTCGCGAGCACCCTTGCCGCGCACGTCGCCGCCACCTCCCCGGCCGACATCCAGGCGCTGCTCGCCTCCGAGATCGAGGCCGGCAAGACCGTCCAGGCGTACGTCGACGAGGCCAACGCCAACCTCGGCGAGAAGATCGTCCTGGACCGCTTCGCGCAGTTCTCCGGCGCGTACGTCTCCGCGTACATGCACCGCACCATGCCCGACCTGCCGCCGCAGATCGGTGTTCTGGTCGAGCTGGACAAGGCCGACGCCGAGCTGGCCAAGGGCATCGCGCAGCACATCGCCGCGTTCGCCCCGAAGTACCTGTCCCGCGAGGACGTCCCGGCCGAGGTCGTCGAGGCCGAGCGCCGCGTCGCCGAGGAGACCACGCGCGCCGAGGGCAAGCCCGAGGCCGCTCTCCCGAAGATCGTCGAGGGTCGCGTCAACGGCTTCTTCAAGGAGGCCACCCTCCTCGGCCAGCCGTACGCGCTGGACAACAAGAAGTCCGTCCAGAAGGTCCTGGACGAGGCCGGTGTCACCCTGAAGCGCTTCTCGCGCATCAAGGTCGGCATCTGA
- the rpsB gene encoding 30S ribosomal protein S2, which produces MAVVTMRELLESGVHFGHQTRRWNPKMKRFIFTERNGIYIIDLLQSLSYIDRAYEFVKETVAHGGSIMFVGTKKQAQEAIAEQATRVGMPYVNQRWLGGMLTNFSTVYKRLQRLKELELIDFEDVAASGLTKKELLVLSREKAKLEKTLGGIREMQKVPSAVWIVDTKKEHIAVGEARKLHIPVVAILDTNCDPDEVDYKIPGNDDAIRSVTLLTRVIADAVAEGLIARSGAATGDSKPGEKAAGEPLAEWERDLLEGDKKADAEVQTSAETEKVADAEAAETPAAEAPVAEAPAADAEQA; this is translated from the coding sequence ATGGCCGTCGTCACGATGCGGGAGCTGCTGGAAAGCGGCGTCCACTTCGGTCACCAGACCCGTCGCTGGAACCCGAAGATGAAGCGCTTCATCTTCACCGAGCGCAACGGCATCTACATCATCGACCTGCTCCAGTCGCTGTCGTACATCGACCGCGCCTACGAGTTCGTCAAGGAGACCGTCGCCCACGGCGGCTCCATCATGTTCGTGGGTACGAAGAAGCAGGCCCAGGAAGCCATCGCCGAGCAGGCGACGCGCGTCGGCATGCCGTACGTCAACCAGCGTTGGCTCGGTGGCATGCTCACCAACTTCTCCACCGTCTACAAGCGCCTTCAGCGTCTGAAGGAGCTCGAGCTCATCGACTTCGAGGACGTGGCCGCCTCCGGCCTCACCAAGAAGGAGCTCCTGGTTCTCTCCCGCGAGAAGGCCAAGCTGGAGAAGACCCTCGGTGGTATCCGCGAGATGCAGAAGGTGCCGAGCGCCGTCTGGATCGTCGACACCAAGAAGGAGCACATCGCCGTCGGTGAGGCGCGCAAGCTCCACATCCCGGTCGTCGCGATCCTCGACACCAACTGCGACCCCGACGAGGTCGACTACAAGATTCCGGGCAACGACGACGCGATCCGCTCCGTCACCCTGCTCACCCGTGTGATCGCCGACGCCGTCGCCGAGGGCCTCATCGCCCGTTCCGGTGCCGCCACCGGTGACTCGAAGCCGGGCGAGAAGGCCGCCGGCGAGCCGCTCGCCGAGTGGGAGCGCGACCTGCTCGAGGGCGACAAGAAGGCCGACGCCGAGGTCCAGACCTCCGCCGAGACCGAGAAGGTCGCGGACGCCGAGGCTGCCGAGACCCCCGCTGCCGAGGCCCCCGTTGCCGAGGCCCCGGCCGCGGACGCCGAGCAGGCCTGA
- a CDS encoding TetR/AcrR family transcriptional regulator → MAEHRTMQRGALLDAARSLLSEGGTEALTFPALAERTGLARSSVYEYFRSRAAVVEELCAVDFPVWAAEVENAMEQATTPEGKIEAYVRRQLDLVGDRRHRAVVAISASELDAGAREKIRAAHGGLIAMIVEALGDLGHAQPRLAAMLLQGSVDAAVRRIELAVAEEPAVIADTAVGMILRGVQGARS, encoded by the coding sequence GTGGCCGAGCACCGGACCATGCAGCGCGGCGCCCTCCTGGACGCCGCACGCTCCCTGCTGTCCGAGGGTGGTACGGAAGCGCTGACCTTCCCCGCTCTCGCCGAACGGACGGGCCTCGCCCGGTCCTCCGTGTACGAGTACTTCCGTTCCCGCGCGGCCGTCGTGGAGGAGCTCTGCGCCGTCGACTTCCCCGTCTGGGCGGCCGAGGTCGAGAACGCGATGGAGCAGGCCACGACGCCCGAGGGCAAGATCGAGGCATATGTGCGCCGGCAGCTCGACCTCGTCGGGGACCGCCGCCACCGGGCGGTCGTCGCCATTTCGGCCAGCGAGCTGGACGCCGGGGCGCGCGAGAAGATCAGGGCCGCGCACGGCGGGCTGATCGCCATGATCGTCGAGGCGCTCGGCGACCTCGGCCACGCACAGCCGAGGCTGGCGGCGATGCTGCTCCAGGGGTCGGTGGACGCCGCGGTGCGACGTATCGAGCTGGCCGTCGCCGAGGAGCCGGCCGTGATCGCGGACACCGCCGTCGGCATGATCCTCCGAGGCGTACAGGGCGCACGGAGCTGA
- the whiG gene encoding RNA polymerase sigma factor WhiG has protein sequence MPQHTSGSDRAAAPPAARGTVRPPAPSSLDELWRSYKSTGDERLREQLILHYSPLVKYVAGRVSVGLPSNVEQADFVSSGVFGLIDAIEKFDIERAIKFETYAITRIRGAMIDELRALDWIPRSVRQKARAVERAYATLEAQLRRTPSEAEVAAEMGIALEELHAVFSQLSLANVVALEELLHVGGEGGDRLSLMDTLEDTAADNPVEVAEDRELRRLLARAINTLPEREKTVVTLYYYEGLTLAEIGNVLGVTESRVSQIHTKSVLQLRAKLADAGR, from the coding sequence ATGCCCCAGCACACCTCCGGGTCTGACCGCGCGGCAGCGCCACCGGCTGCGCGTGGCACTGTGCGTCCCCCCGCCCCCTCCTCGCTCGACGAGTTGTGGCGTTCGTACAAGTCCACCGGCGACGAGCGGCTGCGGGAGCAGCTGATCCTCCACTACTCGCCGCTGGTGAAGTACGTAGCGGGCCGAGTGAGTGTGGGCCTGCCTTCCAACGTCGAGCAGGCGGACTTCGTCTCCTCGGGGGTCTTCGGGCTGATCGACGCGATCGAGAAGTTCGACATCGAGCGCGCGATCAAGTTCGAGACCTACGCGATCACCCGGATCCGGGGCGCGATGATCGACGAACTCCGGGCGCTGGACTGGATCCCGCGCTCGGTGCGCCAGAAGGCGCGGGCGGTCGAACGCGCCTACGCCACGCTGGAGGCGCAGCTGCGGCGTACCCCGTCCGAGGCGGAGGTCGCCGCGGAGATGGGCATCGCGCTGGAGGAACTCCATGCGGTTTTCAGCCAGTTGTCGCTGGCCAACGTGGTCGCGCTGGAGGAACTGCTGCACGTCGGCGGCGAGGGCGGCGACCGGCTCAGCCTGATGGACACGCTCGAGGACACCGCCGCCGACAATCCGGTGGAGGTCGCCGAGGACCGCGAGCTCAGACGGTTGCTCGCGCGGGCGATCAACACGCTTCCGGAGCGCGAGAAGACGGTCGTCACGCTCTACTACTACGAGGGCCTCACCCTCGCTGAGATCGGCAATGTCCTCGGGGTCACCGAGAGCCGGGTCAGTCAGATCCACACCAAATCGGTGCTGCAACTGCGCGCGAAGCTGGCCGACGCCGGACGCTGA